Proteins encoded together in one Pseudoxanthomonas sp. Root65 window:
- a CDS encoding glucokinase, whose translation MPAGVSTDSSRQGPTYRRIIVADVGGTYARLGWIDADGSNEIHDYRRYACAEHPDLASILRDYAAGTPCQGAVVAIAGVLEGDRLINSNLPWAVSVEQTRAGAGLAWVQLINDFEAVANAVPTLAPDTLSPLTPLTASGTSSPALVIGPGTGLGAAVWIEGQPPRVLPTEVGQASLAAGNALELDIVRRLLKDRPYLHNEHVLSGPGLMNLYRCLCELRDATPVHADAGALVAAAASDPLARETLETFCGWLGSVVGDLAIIFGARVVYLAGGVTAHIPEFLHDGRFLQRYLNKGVMTEQLERVPVWRVEHGQLGLLGAVAWYRQNRKE comes from the coding sequence ATGCCCGCGGGCGTTTCCACCGATTCGTCCCGTCAGGGTCCGACCTACCGCCGCATCATCGTCGCGGACGTGGGCGGTACGTATGCGCGGCTGGGCTGGATCGACGCCGACGGCAGCAACGAAATCCACGACTACCGCCGCTATGCCTGCGCCGAGCACCCGGACCTCGCCTCGATCCTGCGCGACTACGCGGCCGGCACGCCGTGCCAGGGCGCGGTCGTGGCGATCGCCGGCGTACTGGAAGGCGACCGGCTGATCAATTCCAACCTGCCGTGGGCGGTGTCGGTGGAACAGACACGCGCCGGTGCGGGCCTGGCGTGGGTGCAGCTGATCAATGATTTCGAGGCCGTCGCCAATGCGGTGCCCACGCTGGCGCCGGACACCTTGTCGCCGCTCACGCCGTTGACGGCATCAGGCACGTCATCGCCGGCGCTGGTGATCGGCCCGGGCACCGGGCTGGGCGCGGCGGTGTGGATCGAGGGTCAGCCGCCACGCGTGCTGCCGACGGAAGTCGGCCAGGCATCACTGGCCGCCGGCAATGCGCTTGAGCTGGACATCGTGCGCCGGTTGTTGAAGGACCGTCCGTACCTGCACAACGAGCACGTGCTGTCCGGCCCGGGCCTGATGAATCTCTACCGGTGCCTGTGCGAGCTGCGCGATGCGACGCCGGTGCATGCGGATGCGGGCGCGCTGGTGGCCGCGGCCGCGTCGGATCCGCTGGCACGGGAGACGCTGGAGACGTTCTGCGGCTGGCTGGGCAGTGTCGTCGGTGATCTGGCCATCATCTTCGGCGCCCGGGTCGTGTACCTGGCCGGCGGCGTGACGGCGCACATCCCGGAGTTCCTGCATGACGGCCGCTTCCTGCAGCGCTACCTCAACAAGGGCGTGATGACCGAGCAGCTTGAACGGGTGCCGGTGTGGCGGGTGGAGCATGGTCAGCTGGGGCTGCTGGGGGCGGTGGCCTGGTATCGGCAGAACCGGAAGGAGTAA
- a CDS encoding DNA-binding protein: MARGITEQDVHVAADELVMAGERPTVERIRAHLGTGSPNTVTRHLETWWQGLGGRLNQRAEELAFPEAPEAVSTLAGQWWKLACDHARAQAEDSLNSERAALAEERDQFTRDRQVMLAHAREIETQIESARTSEQTAVARSAELQRLVAHLEVQIRDLVDQRDAAAARGAEANQAIHALAERLQQSERDAQAERASLSAHIQATENRAGLEIDRARQEVRELRTRLTTLTKSQVEVERTLREAAEAANAAAVEARQQLLAERARADALDQQLSKLRDLPAALRAVMQRTSRQSGAGSQAKVGTRRRRD, from the coding sequence ATGGCACGCGGAATAACCGAGCAGGATGTCCATGTCGCAGCGGACGAACTGGTGATGGCCGGAGAGCGGCCGACAGTGGAGCGTATCCGGGCCCATCTGGGCACCGGTTCGCCGAATACGGTCACTCGGCACCTGGAGACTTGGTGGCAAGGTTTAGGCGGGCGCTTGAACCAACGCGCCGAAGAACTGGCATTTCCCGAAGCCCCGGAGGCGGTCTCCACTTTGGCTGGGCAGTGGTGGAAGCTAGCTTGCGACCACGCGCGCGCCCAAGCAGAGGACTCCCTTAATTCCGAGCGAGCCGCCCTCGCCGAGGAACGTGACCAGTTCACTCGAGATCGGCAAGTGATGCTGGCGCACGCGCGCGAGATCGAAACCCAGATCGAATCTGCGCGCACTTCAGAGCAGACTGCGGTGGCGCGGTCGGCTGAACTTCAACGTTTGGTGGCGCACCTAGAAGTTCAGATCAGGGATCTCGTAGACCAACGTGATGCCGCAGCGGCACGCGGAGCCGAGGCTAACCAGGCGATACACGCTCTAGCGGAGCGCCTGCAGCAGTCGGAGCGAGATGCGCAGGCCGAACGCGCCAGCCTGTCAGCTCACATACAAGCCACAGAAAACCGTGCCGGTCTGGAGATAGATCGTGCACGGCAAGAAGTCAGGGAACTGAGAACACGCTTGACGACTCTCACCAAGTCGCAAGTGGAAGTAGAGAGAACCCTACGAGAAGCGGCCGAAGCCGCCAATGCCGCCGCCGTCGAAGCGCGCCAACAGCTGCTGGCAGAGCGCGCACGTGCCGACGCATTGGATCAACAGCTTTCTAAGCTGCGCGATCTACCAGCAGCCTTGAGGGCTGTTATGCAGCGGACTTCAAGGCAGTCTGGGGCTGGTTCGCAAGCCAAGGTGGGGACTCGTAGGCGCCGCGACTAG
- a CDS encoding site-specific integrase, with amino-acid sequence MKDIPAIPALAQPAASLALPAQLAQQAADAVRELLAEAAAENTTRSYTSALRYWAGWHAARYGIELSLPVPEAAVLQFVVDHVVRRNADGELVWELPPAVDRTLVAAGLKAKPGPWTLSTVRHRVAVLSTAHRLKQQPNPCEQPAIRTVLSRAARAAVKRGERPRKKTAITLAELEAMLATCDDSLEGIRDRALLCFGFASGGRRRSEIAAADLRDLRRIGDKGYIYRLEHSKTQQAGVTASSTPDKPVLDRAALALQDWLEASGITEGAIFRRLWKQRIGHALSPAAVGEIVQRRARLAGLEGDFGGHSLRSGFVTEASRQGISLPAIMQLTEHRAVSSVVGYFQSGGASANPAARLLED; translated from the coding sequence ATGAAAGATATTCCCGCGATTCCTGCCCTCGCGCAACCGGCGGCCAGCCTAGCCCTGCCCGCTCAGCTGGCCCAACAGGCCGCCGATGCGGTGCGCGAACTGCTCGCCGAAGCGGCCGCCGAGAACACGACCCGCAGCTACACCAGCGCTCTGCGTTACTGGGCCGGCTGGCACGCGGCCCGCTACGGGATCGAACTGTCCCTACCGGTGCCCGAGGCGGCCGTGCTGCAGTTCGTGGTTGACCATGTGGTCCGGCGCAACGCCGACGGCGAGCTGGTCTGGGAACTCCCACCAGCGGTCGACCGGACCCTCGTGGCCGCCGGCCTGAAAGCCAAGCCGGGCCCGTGGACCTTGTCCACGGTCCGGCACCGCGTCGCGGTGCTGTCCACGGCGCACCGGCTCAAGCAGCAGCCTAATCCCTGCGAACAACCGGCCATTCGGACCGTGCTCAGCCGTGCCGCGCGGGCGGCTGTCAAACGTGGTGAGCGCCCGCGCAAGAAGACTGCGATCACCTTGGCCGAACTGGAAGCGATGCTGGCCACCTGCGACGACAGTCTGGAAGGGATACGAGATCGCGCCCTACTCTGCTTCGGGTTCGCTAGTGGCGGGCGCCGGCGGAGCGAGATCGCCGCCGCGGACCTACGGGACCTGCGGCGGATCGGTGACAAGGGCTATATCTACCGACTCGAACACAGCAAAACCCAGCAGGCCGGCGTCACGGCATCTTCAACTCCAGATAAGCCGGTGCTCGACCGGGCCGCCCTCGCCCTGCAGGACTGGTTAGAGGCGTCAGGGATAACAGAGGGGGCAATTTTCCGGCGGCTCTGGAAGCAGCGCATCGGCCATGCCCTCTCCCCAGCCGCTGTGGGTGAGATCGTGCAGCGTCGGGCGCGCCTGGCCGGGCTGGAGGGGGATTTTGGTGGTCACAGCCTGCGATCCGGGTTCGTCACCGAGGCGAGCCGTCAAGGGATTTCGTTGCCGGCGATTATGCAGTTAACCGAACACCGTGCCGTCTCGAGTGTTGTGGGGTATTTCCAGAGTGGAGGTGCGTCCGCGAATCCTGCCGCTCGGCTATTGGAGGACTGA